From Malaciobacter mytili LMG 24559:
GTTCGACTTGCATGTGTTAAGCACGCCGCCAGCGTTCACTCTGAGCCAGGATCAAACTCTCCAAAAAGTGTTTGAAACTGACTAATTATGTAACTCTATTTGTTACAAAATTATCACTCATTGTTTTTTAATTAAAATTAATTAATTAAATTTTTGTTATAGACGAAGAATTTTCTATTCTTCTTGTTTTTCATTGTCATATATATTCAGTTTATAAAGATTACTTTCCTTATAAACTTTTTGTTTTTAAAGAACTCAATTTCTATCTCTCCCGCTTCTTAAGCGTTCCAGCGAATTTGGACGGGAATTATAATAGATTTTTTACCCCTTGTCAAGGGTTTTTCCTAAATCCTAGCTTAAATTCTTAAATTCTTTGGGTTTTTGCCATTTTTATTATTTTTAGACACATTTTGTTATTTTATGTTAATATTTCGTTTACATTTATACTGTAATATATCAACAATGTAATAGATATGTTATATAAGCTTTAACATATTAATATTACAAATCTAAATTTTATAATAATAAATAAAAGGACAGAAAATGTATAACAGAGATTATTTAGAACAATCTCACAATCATACAGCACAGAACTCTTCAAGAGTTCAACTTATGAGCTTTTTAAAAGCTACATATCAATTATTTGCGGGATCACTTTTAGCAGCTACTGCAGGAGCATATATTGGACTTGATATTGTTTCTATTATTGCAGGACCAGTAATGTGGATTTTATTTGCAGTAGAGTTAGCATTGATATTCTTTGTTATTCCAAGAGTAAAACATACTCCTGGTGTAAACTTAGCAGTATTATTTGCATTTACATTTATCACAGGACTTACAATTGCTCCTTTATTAACAGCAATTTTTGCTATGCCAAGTGGTGCTTCTATAGTTGGTCAAGCATTTTTAATGACTGCTGTAGCGTTTGGGGGAATTTCTATGTTTGCTATGACAACAAAAAAAGACTTCTCTTCAATGGGTAAATTTTTATTTATTGCATTAATTATAATGATTGTTGCAGGTATTTCTAATATCTTTATTCAATCTTCAATGATGCAATTAATTATTGCAAGTGGTGGTGCTTTATTATTTTCAGCATTTATTCTGTATGATACGCAAAATATCATCAGAGGTGGTTATGACTCACCAGTTGAGGCTGCACTATCTTTATATTTAGATTTCTTTAACCTATTTGTATCTTTATTACAAATTTTAGGAATTATGAATAACAATAATGAATAAAAACTAACTCCACTTGGAGTTAGTTTATATATGAGAAGAGATGACAAAAGAACACTTACGTTTAATAGATGCTAATTTAAATAGATTAAGAGAAGGTCTTCGAGTAATTGAAGATATTTTTAGATACATCTATAATGATAAAGAAAATGCTTCAAGATTAAAAAAAATAAGACACCAAAGCAGACTTAACTTTTATAGTGAACTTCTATCTTCAAGAGATATAAAAAATGATGTTTTAAAAAAATCAACTACTAGTGAACAAAAAAGAGAAGATTTAAACTCAATACTAATAGCTAACTTTAAAAGAGCACAAGAAAGTGCTAGAGTATTAGAAGAGTTTACTAAACTTTTTTCAACAGAGAATAGTGAAACTTTTAAAGCTATTAGATATGAACTTTA
This genomic window contains:
- a CDS encoding thiamine-phosphate pyrophosphorylase, which translates into the protein MTKEHLRLIDANLNRLREGLRVIEDIFRYIYNDKENASRLKKIRHQSRLNFYSELLSSRDIKNDVLKKSTTSEQKREDLNSILIANFKRAQESARVLEEFTKLFSTENSETFKAIRYELYDLEIVLTKITSNSK
- a CDS encoding Bax inhibitor-1/YccA family protein, with translation MYNRDYLEQSHNHTAQNSSRVQLMSFLKATYQLFAGSLLAATAGAYIGLDIVSIIAGPVMWILFAVELALIFFVIPRVKHTPGVNLAVLFAFTFITGLTIAPLLTAIFAMPSGASIVGQAFLMTAVAFGGISMFAMTTKKDFSSMGKFLFIALIIMIVAGISNIFIQSSMMQLIIASGGALLFSAFILYDTQNIIRGGYDSPVEAALSLYLDFFNLFVSLLQILGIMNNNNE